Part of the Actinomycetota bacterium genome, GGATGGGGAACGTGTAGCCCTGCTCGTCCGCCCAGTGTTTATGGACATGGCGGGTGTCGCAGGTGATGGCCACGACGTTGGCGTCGACCTCGTTGAAGTCGACAAGATGGTCCCGGATGGCACACAGCTCGGCTTCGCAGTTCCCTGTGAAGGGGAAAGGGATGAACACGATGAGGGTCTTGCGGCCCCGCAGTGACTCCAAGGTGACCTCGTTGTTGTCCTGATCCTCGAGGGCGAATGATGGCGCGGGTTGGCCGATGGTTGCCGACACGGTGACCTCCTTTTTCGCGAACGCTACCCCGTTCCAGTGAACCCTGGGCTCAGGGGGGTCGTCACGACCCCTGCGAGCCCTGGGTTCAGAGGTCTTCGGTGGGGAGCAGAACTCGAGCAGCCCATCCGACCGGATCGGTGAGTTCGGCCAGAGTCGGCAGATTTGCCGGCTGCTCCCAAAG contains:
- a CDS encoding redoxin domain-containing protein; translated protein: MSATIGQPAPSFALEDQDNNEVTLESLRGRKTLIVFIPFPFTGNCEAELCAIRDHLVDFNEVDANVVAITCDTRHVHKHWADEQGYTFPILSDFWPHGAVANAYGCFDENLGCATRTTYVLDADGIVREIVASAGLGITRDIADYDTALEHL